A genomic segment from Stenotrophomonas maltophilia encodes:
- a CDS encoding transporter, producing MHTLMRITPLALAALAGTAFAAPPAADDGADVQALANQLEQLKSNYAQEVRRLRELDMQVQAMQARLSGKVGPMAPATATALAPATAGEQGSTLQASPSGEGYASSAAEAQRAKQESRRSVDDVKQQQSALFSRRFTVENSLTYARYDRKQLTLNGFLALDAIFLGNIAIENVESDSLTYNLAARWGVSPNLTLNLDVPYLARRTVYQKGGAGGAAAAIAQEETNGNGLGDIGLSANYRLFGERGWRPETVLTAGVTAPTGRAPYGLDWKVIERDDDDYIRFAVPKEQPTGNGVWQANVGLSMVKTADPAILFANLGYVHSFPRGFSDIDSNPDTVNPGDVKLGGSVYFGAGVAFAFNERTSLSLSFSDRISTRASTRFQGGKWMKVIGSDANAASLNLGVTYALNQHTTLVTLLGIGLTPDAPDFTLAFKIPYML from the coding sequence ATGCACACCTTGATGAGGATCACCCCGTTGGCGCTGGCGGCGCTGGCGGGCACCGCCTTCGCCGCACCACCGGCGGCGGATGATGGCGCCGACGTGCAGGCACTGGCCAACCAGTTGGAGCAGCTCAAATCCAACTACGCGCAGGAAGTGCGGCGGCTGCGCGAACTGGACATGCAGGTGCAGGCGATGCAGGCGCGGTTGAGCGGGAAGGTCGGCCCGATGGCGCCGGCTACGGCTACGGCTTTGGCCCCGGCTACGGCAGGCGAGCAAGGCTCGACCCTACAGGCCTCGCCGAGCGGCGAAGGCTATGCCAGCAGCGCCGCCGAGGCGCAGCGGGCAAAACAGGAATCGCGGCGCAGCGTGGATGATGTGAAACAACAGCAGTCGGCGCTGTTCTCGCGCCGCTTCACCGTCGAGAACAGCCTCACCTACGCCCGCTATGACCGCAAGCAGCTCACCCTCAATGGCTTCCTGGCACTGGACGCGATCTTCCTCGGCAACATCGCCATCGAGAACGTCGAATCCGATTCGCTCACCTACAACCTGGCCGCCCGCTGGGGCGTCAGCCCGAACCTGACCCTCAATCTGGACGTGCCGTACCTGGCGCGGCGCACGGTCTACCAGAAAGGCGGCGCCGGCGGCGCGGCGGCGGCGATCGCGCAGGAAGAAACCAATGGCAACGGCCTGGGCGATATCGGCCTGAGCGCGAACTACCGCTTGTTCGGCGAACGCGGCTGGCGCCCGGAGACCGTGCTCACTGCCGGAGTGACCGCGCCCACCGGGCGCGCACCTTACGGCCTGGACTGGAAGGTGATCGAGCGCGACGACGATGACTACATCCGCTTCGCCGTGCCCAAGGAACAGCCCACCGGCAATGGCGTGTGGCAGGCCAACGTGGGGCTGTCGATGGTCAAGACCGCCGATCCGGCGATCCTGTTCGCCAACCTCGGCTACGTGCATTCATTCCCGCGTGGCTTCAGTGACATCGACAGCAATCCCGATACGGTCAATCCGGGTGACGTGAAGCTGGGCGGCTCGGTCTACTTCGGCGCCGGCGTGGCCTTTGCGTTCAACGAACGCACCAGCCTCAGCCTGTCCTTCAGCGATCGCATCAGCACACGTGCCTCCACCCGCTTCCAGGGCGGCAAATGGATGAAGGTGATCGGCAGCGACGCCAATGCGGCGTCACTGAATCTGGGTGTGACCTATGCGCTCAACCAGCACACCACGCTGGTGACGCTGCTCGGCATCGGGCTCACCCCGGATGCACCGGACTTCACGCTGGCGTTCAAGATCCCTTACATGCTCTGA
- a CDS encoding RebB family R body protein has translation MAFPTAVNDQITDSVTQANTKVLGDAPAVAVGNLYQATAQALANAAHNATNAQQQSYVTAQSATTMGVATLYSVDTATTAVASREILSTRVRGLGS, from the coding sequence ATGGCATTTCCAACCGCGGTAAACGACCAGATCACCGATTCGGTCACCCAGGCCAACACCAAGGTGCTGGGTGACGCGCCCGCCGTGGCGGTGGGCAATCTGTACCAGGCCACCGCACAGGCGCTGGCCAACGCCGCCCACAACGCCACCAATGCGCAGCAGCAGTCCTACGTGACAGCGCAGTCGGCCACCACCATGGGCGTGGCCACGCTGTACTCGGTCGATACCGCCACCACCGCGGTGGCAAGCAGGGAAATCCTCAGCACCCGCGTTCGCGGCCTGGGTTCCTGA
- a CDS encoding RebB family R body protein, whose product MAFPTAVNDQITDSVTQANTKVLGDAPAVAMGNLYQATAQALANAAHNATNAQQQSYVTAQAATTMGVATLYSIDTATTGVATKQILGA is encoded by the coding sequence ATGGCATTCCCGACCGCTGTAAACGACCAGATCACCGATTCGGTCACCCAGGCCAACACCAAAGTGCTGGGCGACGCGCCCGCCGTGGCCATGGGCAATCTGTACCAGGCCACCGCACAGGCCCTGGCCAATGCCGCCCACAACGCCACCAACGCACAGCAGCAGTCCTACGTGACGGCGCAGGCGGCCACCACCATGGGTGTCGCCACGCTGTACTCGATCGACACCGCCACCACCGGCGTGGCCACCAAGCAGATCCTCGGCGCGTGA
- a CDS encoding RebB family R body protein yields MAFPTAVNDQITDSVSQANLQVLGVAPATAMGTLYQATAQALANAAHNATLAQQQMYVTAQAATTMGVALLYAVDTGATGAATRKILG; encoded by the coding sequence ATGGCATTTCCCACGGCCGTCAACGACCAGATCACCGACTCGGTCAGCCAGGCCAACCTGCAGGTGCTGGGCGTGGCGCCTGCCACGGCAATGGGCACGCTGTACCAGGCCACCGCACAGGCGCTGGCCAATGCCGCCCACAACGCGACGCTCGCCCAGCAGCAGATGTATGTCACGGCGCAGGCCGCGACCACGATGGGCGTCGCGCTGCTCTACGCCGTCGATACCGGCGCCACCGGCGCCGCCACCCGGAAGATTCTCGGCTGA
- a CDS encoding RebB family R body protein produces the protein MAFPTAVNSQITDSVSQVNTKVLGDAPAIAMGNLFVATSQALSNAAHNATNNQQQSYVTMQASTTQGVSTLYAIDTASNGVATREILGLR, from the coding sequence ATGGCATTTCCCACCGCCGTCAACAGCCAGATCACCGATTCGGTCTCGCAGGTCAACACCAAGGTGCTTGGTGATGCGCCCGCCATCGCAATGGGCAACCTGTTCGTGGCCACCAGCCAGGCGCTGTCCAACGCCGCGCACAACGCCACCAACAACCAGCAGCAGTCCTACGTGACCATGCAGGCGTCGACCACCCAGGGGGTGTCCACGCTGTATGCGATCGACACCGCCTCCAACGGCGTGGCCACCCGCGAAATCCTGGGTCTGCGCTGA
- a CDS encoding RebB family R body protein, with protein MAASPATGYLLAATSAGSGVAIALAPSFAMSATYLAMADSLALAMQNAVANQQRGQVTAGASLAQVLALIIQKGAVPS; from the coding sequence ATGGCCGCATCGCCCGCCACCGGCTACCTGCTGGCAGCCACCAGCGCCGGATCCGGTGTGGCGATCGCCCTCGCCCCCTCGTTCGCGATGTCCGCCACGTACCTGGCGATGGCCGACAGCCTCGCCCTGGCAATGCAGAACGCGGTGGCCAACCAGCAACGCGGCCAGGTGACCGCCGGCGCAAGCCTGGCCCAGGTCCTGGCCCTGATCATCCAGAAGGGAGCCGTTCCGTCATGA
- a CDS encoding RebB family R body protein, which produces MSSENTVNSQIVDSVSAASTLLVAQGPAQSFSMLDMVMLETLGTAMHNAVARQQGAGMVSNAAVTATCAKMINAPWPVPPPAPEPPPPPPPQVIPLPGPVPAPPSPAAVIAAATAEGKTAISVLQAQTHGATADAAAATSSLHALETLAGIAAAPAPGPAPDPASGPDPDAGPAQDPAPDSPSPSPADDADAGA; this is translated from the coding sequence ATGAGCAGTGAGAACACCGTCAACAGCCAGATCGTCGACAGCGTCAGCGCCGCCTCGACCCTGCTGGTGGCCCAGGGGCCGGCGCAGTCCTTCAGCATGCTGGACATGGTGATGCTTGAGACGCTGGGCACCGCCATGCACAACGCCGTCGCGCGCCAGCAGGGTGCGGGCATGGTCAGCAACGCAGCGGTCACCGCGACCTGCGCGAAGATGATCAATGCCCCCTGGCCGGTGCCGCCGCCCGCTCCGGAACCCCCTCCGCCGCCACCGCCGCAGGTCATTCCCCTGCCTGGCCCGGTGCCGGCGCCGCCTTCGCCTGCGGCGGTGATCGCCGCGGCCACCGCAGAAGGAAAGACCGCCATCAGCGTCCTGCAGGCACAGACCCACGGTGCCACTGCCGACGCTGCGGCCGCTACCAGCAGCCTGCATGCACTCGAAACGCTTGCAGGCATTGCGGCAGCGCCCGCGCCCGGTCCTGCGCCCGACCCCGCGTCCGGTCCGGATCCGGACGCGGGTCCCGCCCAGGATCCCGCGCCAGACTCCCCTTCCCCTTCCCCGGCAGACGACGCTGACGCCGGGGCCTGA
- a CDS encoding helix-turn-helix domain-containing protein, whose protein sequence is MHRQVSEMLQRAYRPHRSLPDLLGAFVKEFSQHHAVRGGRVHLRGSGAGHPDGTPVADADDGTGASQRLPIRYAGEVLGELQLETQAGRLDSSALALGEAFAHRCAHLIKRYEAQAWAEQALSRPLLLVGTCDALKRLEEFIERAAASSLPVLLRGEFGTEKMELAAALHSGSPLRRGPFIEVNCAHPQEEPSDWFRHARGGTLYFHEVDELPVALQGQLSHCIRGLQPASGEAGAAQAIRVIASTSADLEQRVRDRLFSRALLAGLEFLTADVPPLRERTEDIGALVARSLQMHGFNPQVISEDVLQTLRSHDWPGNLLEMERVVVRLAVMTGGRSIRREDVLRHAPGLMAADNSVGADAGAEAGMDAPATQDTGRDVATAAATAQEGLHDGLKRALAYLKDHAAEPLTLGDLARQAHVSQSHLGFLFRSELGTTFKLLLQQLRIEHAKQLLRDGQRLRITDVALQVGFGDLSHFEKSFRRAVGVSPRSYRRTPDQ, encoded by the coding sequence ATGCACAGGCAAGTCAGTGAGATGTTGCAGCGCGCCTACCGACCCCACCGGTCCTTGCCCGACCTGTTGGGCGCGTTCGTGAAGGAGTTTTCGCAACACCATGCAGTGCGTGGCGGCCGCGTCCATCTGCGCGGTTCCGGTGCAGGCCATCCGGACGGGACCCCGGTGGCGGACGCGGACGATGGGACCGGCGCCAGCCAGCGTCTGCCGATCCGCTATGCCGGTGAAGTGCTGGGCGAGCTGCAGCTGGAAACGCAGGCGGGGCGTCTGGACAGCAGCGCGCTGGCACTGGGCGAAGCATTCGCGCATCGCTGCGCGCACCTGATCAAGCGATACGAAGCACAGGCGTGGGCCGAGCAGGCGCTGAGCCGGCCGTTGCTGCTGGTCGGTACCTGCGATGCGCTGAAGCGGCTGGAAGAGTTCATCGAGCGCGCTGCCGCCAGTTCACTGCCTGTGCTGCTGCGCGGCGAGTTCGGTACCGAGAAGATGGAACTGGCCGCCGCACTGCACAGCGGCAGTCCGCTGCGGCGGGGGCCCTTCATCGAGGTGAACTGCGCCCATCCCCAGGAGGAACCCTCGGACTGGTTCCGTCACGCGCGTGGCGGCACCCTGTACTTCCACGAAGTCGACGAGTTGCCGGTGGCGCTGCAGGGGCAGCTCTCGCATTGCATCCGTGGCCTGCAGCCTGCATCGGGCGAAGCGGGTGCGGCACAGGCCATCCGGGTGATCGCATCCACCAGCGCCGACCTGGAGCAACGCGTGCGCGACCGGTTGTTCTCGCGGGCGCTGCTGGCCGGCCTCGAGTTCCTGACGGCGGATGTTCCGCCGCTGCGCGAGCGCACCGAGGACATCGGCGCACTGGTTGCGCGTTCGCTGCAGATGCACGGCTTCAATCCGCAGGTAATCAGCGAGGACGTACTGCAGACGCTGCGCAGCCATGATTGGCCGGGCAACCTTCTGGAAATGGAGCGCGTGGTGGTTCGCCTGGCGGTGATGACCGGCGGCCGGAGCATCCGCCGTGAGGATGTGCTGAGGCATGCCCCCGGGTTGATGGCCGCCGACAATTCCGTTGGCGCCGACGCAGGGGCCGAGGCCGGCATGGACGCCCCGGCAACGCAGGACACCGGGCGCGATGTCGCCACAGCGGCAGCAACGGCACAGGAAGGCCTGCACGACGGCCTGAAACGCGCCCTGGCCTATCTGAAGGACCATGCCGCGGAGCCGCTCACGCTGGGCGACCTTGCCCGTCAGGCCCATGTGAGCCAGTCGCACCTGGGCTTCCTGTTCCGCAGCGAGCTGGGCACGACCTTCAAGCTGCTGCTGCAGCAACTGCGTATCGAGCATGCCAAGCAGCTGCTGCGGGATGGGCAACGCCTGCGCATTACTGATGTCGCACTGCAGGTCGGCTTCGGTGACCTGAGCCACTTCGAGAAGAGTTTCCGGCGCGCGGTGGGGGTCAGTCCGCGCAGCTACCGGCGAACGCCGGATCAGTAA
- a CDS encoding NAD(P)-dependent oxidoreductase: MPLGFIGLGVMGTPMAGHLARAGNTVLGWSRSGRNHEAARIAGVEPVTQLQDVFSACRTLVLMLANDEAIDSVLGRNTATFPARVHGRLVINMGTSSAAYSQALGEQVRAAGGRYVEAPVSGSRVQAESAQLVVMLAGEDADVAEASPLLAPLGRQCIACGQVPAALRMKLAVNLYLITLVTALGEAVHFAERHGIALARFAEVLNAGPMASEVSRIKLDKMIHGDFAVQASITDVLKNSGLVADAAREAGMHAPLIDASDALFARAQQMGLGGLDMAAVLQAIRGRPPATGGA, encoded by the coding sequence ATGCCATTGGGATTCATCGGCCTGGGCGTGATGGGCACGCCGATGGCGGGCCACCTCGCGCGGGCCGGGAACACCGTACTGGGCTGGTCCCGCTCCGGTCGCAACCACGAAGCGGCACGCATCGCCGGCGTAGAGCCCGTCACGCAACTACAGGATGTGTTCTCTGCATGCCGCACCCTCGTTCTCATGCTGGCCAACGACGAAGCCATCGACAGCGTGCTGGGGCGGAACACGGCGACCTTCCCTGCCCGCGTTCACGGCCGCCTGGTGATCAACATGGGCACCAGCTCGGCGGCCTATTCGCAGGCGCTGGGTGAACAGGTCCGCGCGGCGGGCGGACGTTACGTGGAGGCACCGGTCTCCGGCTCGCGGGTGCAGGCGGAATCCGCGCAACTGGTCGTGATGCTGGCCGGCGAGGATGCCGACGTTGCGGAGGCCTCGCCCCTGCTTGCGCCGCTGGGCCGGCAGTGCATTGCGTGCGGCCAGGTGCCAGCGGCGTTGCGCATGAAGTTGGCCGTCAACCTGTACCTGATCACGCTGGTCACCGCACTGGGCGAGGCCGTGCACTTCGCCGAGCGCCACGGCATTGCCCTGGCGCGCTTCGCCGAAGTGCTCAACGCCGGGCCGATGGCCAGCGAGGTATCGCGGATCAAGCTGGACAAGATGATCCACGGGGACTTCGCGGTCCAGGCCTCGATCACCGATGTTCTGAAGAACAGCGGCCTGGTGGCCGATGCCGCGCGGGAGGCGGGCATGCACGCCCCCCTGATCGACGCCAGTGATGCGCTGTTCGCGCGGGCGCAGCAGATGGGGCTGGGAGGGCTGGACATGGCGGCCGTCCTGCAGGCGATCCGGGGCCGCCCGCCGGCCACCGGCGGGGCCTGA
- a CDS encoding SPFH domain-containing protein, translating into MGLVQAVKGAVGGVLADQWKDFYTVPTGLPSTAALFAAVPQGTNAGRGSNTSGSSNIITDGSKIIVPEGYGLLLFQDGAITAFVAEPGGYEWRSDDLNSQSIFAGDGLVSTFIKQSWERFKFGGQPGSQQAAYFVSLKELPDNRFGTQSEIYWDDGFLNTQVGAVTRGSYTLKIVDPILFVKNFVPASYLQPGQVFDFTDLDNAAASQLFNEVVGSLAPAFSLYTNDPGKGNRITKLQQDSLGFAQSLSAAVEQGYQWKSDRGLAIVKTAIVSIEYDANTRELLKTVQRADALSGSRGNSNLQASVAQGIQSAGENGGAAGLVGVGMASGMFGVGGMQQPVTPAADDPVAKLKKAKEMLDLGLITQGDYDALKAKALGL; encoded by the coding sequence ATGGGTCTGGTACAGGCGGTGAAGGGTGCGGTCGGTGGTGTGCTGGCCGACCAGTGGAAGGACTTCTACACCGTGCCGACAGGCCTGCCCTCGACGGCGGCCCTGTTCGCGGCGGTGCCGCAGGGCACCAACGCCGGCCGCGGCTCCAACACCAGCGGCTCGTCCAACATCATCACCGACGGCTCGAAGATCATCGTGCCCGAAGGCTACGGCCTGCTGCTGTTCCAGGACGGCGCGATCACCGCGTTCGTCGCCGAACCGGGTGGCTACGAGTGGCGTTCGGACGATCTGAACTCGCAGTCGATCTTCGCCGGCGACGGCCTGGTCAGCACCTTCATCAAGCAGAGCTGGGAACGCTTCAAGTTCGGCGGCCAGCCGGGCTCGCAGCAGGCGGCCTATTTCGTCTCGCTGAAGGAACTGCCGGACAACCGCTTCGGTACCCAGTCGGAAATCTACTGGGACGACGGCTTCCTCAACACCCAGGTCGGCGCGGTCACGCGTGGCTCGTACACGCTGAAGATCGTCGACCCGATCCTGTTCGTGAAGAACTTCGTGCCGGCCAGCTACCTGCAGCCGGGCCAGGTGTTCGACTTCACCGACCTGGACAACGCCGCCGCCAGCCAGCTGTTCAATGAAGTGGTCGGTTCGCTGGCCCCGGCCTTCAGCCTGTATACCAACGACCCGGGCAAGGGCAACCGCATCACCAAGCTGCAGCAGGACTCGCTGGGCTTTGCACAGAGCCTGTCGGCCGCCGTCGAGCAGGGCTACCAGTGGAAGTCCGACCGTGGCCTGGCCATCGTCAAGACCGCCATTGTCTCGATCGAGTACGACGCCAACACGCGCGAGCTGCTGAAGACCGTGCAGCGCGCCGATGCGCTGTCCGGTTCGCGCGGCAATTCCAACCTGCAGGCGAGCGTCGCCCAGGGCATCCAGTCGGCCGGCGAGAATGGCGGTGCGGCCGGCCTGGTTGGTGTCGGCATGGCCTCGGGCATGTTCGGTGTCGGCGGCATGCAGCAGCCGGTCACGCCCGCGGCCGACGACCCGGTGGCCAAGCTGAAGAAGGCCAAGGAAATGCTGGACCTGGGCCTGATCACCCAGGGCGACTATGACGCCCTGAAAGCCAAGGCACTGGGCCTGTAA
- a CDS encoding tyrosinase family protein, producing MRYTRRDFLATTASASLASLVAPGAWASGAAPADKAVQARYHRYNVTSPEGQRMLASYARGIKAMLALPADDPRNWFRNAFVHLMDCPHGNWWFYVWHRGYVGYFEQTIRTLSGDPQFAMPYWDWTELPRIPPAMFDGVLTPTDSAYAPYTRNLAVFTRFMRPALQRYWSTLDAGQREQLKFRGYLTADDVWNDVTGYSVAEKTGISGNAAYAITCGARYLWRENPGFDAKTASAVSPDTIHAGLSPVEFYNDDVSRSFTSSRTASHVVQPDGATKFSVLEGFPHNKVHNCIGGVGAVDPGPYGNMTNFLSPLDPIFYLHHANMDRLWDVWNQLQQSRGKPIMPVNVDQRRQFMNEPFRFFVDAQGKPVGARPASAFFSTTAFDYDYVYGGRNDLLKAAALPAAAGAVRLVRGTRADGAVRVAVPNEAVRAHLATSAPRQLIAEVTLERPRGLNNTREFDVLINAPAGTASVSADSPYYAGTVSFFGPTMAGMDHSHPTTFAVPLPQKLGALQALTAADGGTATLEIRLVASSGQAPQTFPVLDAAILVAPLQP from the coding sequence ATGCGCTACACACGTCGTGATTTTCTTGCCACCACCGCCAGCGCTTCATTGGCGTCTCTGGTCGCACCCGGGGCCTGGGCCAGCGGCGCTGCACCAGCCGACAAGGCAGTGCAGGCACGCTACCACCGCTACAACGTCACCAGCCCCGAAGGCCAGCGCATGCTGGCCAGCTACGCACGCGGCATCAAGGCCATGCTGGCATTGCCGGCAGACGATCCACGCAACTGGTTCCGCAACGCCTTCGTGCACCTGATGGACTGCCCGCATGGCAACTGGTGGTTCTATGTCTGGCACCGTGGGTATGTCGGCTACTTCGAACAGACCATCCGTACGCTCAGCGGTGATCCGCAGTTCGCCATGCCCTACTGGGACTGGACCGAGCTGCCACGCATTCCCCCGGCGATGTTCGACGGCGTGCTGACGCCCACCGACAGCGCCTATGCGCCGTATACGCGCAACCTGGCGGTCTTCACCCGGTTCATGCGGCCGGCATTGCAGCGGTACTGGAGCACGCTGGATGCAGGCCAGCGCGAGCAACTCAAGTTCCGCGGCTATCTCACCGCGGACGACGTCTGGAACGATGTGACCGGCTACAGCGTTGCGGAAAAGACCGGCATCTCGGGGAATGCAGCCTATGCGATCACCTGCGGTGCCCGCTATCTGTGGCGCGAGAATCCCGGCTTCGATGCAAAGACCGCTTCGGCCGTGTCTCCCGATACCATTCACGCGGGGCTGTCGCCGGTCGAGTTCTACAACGACGATGTGAGTCGCAGCTTCACCAGCTCGCGCACGGCCTCGCACGTGGTGCAACCGGACGGCGCCACGAAATTCTCGGTGCTCGAAGGCTTCCCGCACAACAAGGTGCACAACTGCATCGGTGGCGTCGGCGCGGTCGACCCCGGCCCCTACGGCAACATGACCAACTTCCTGTCGCCACTCGATCCGATCTTCTACCTGCACCACGCCAACATGGACCGCCTGTGGGACGTGTGGAACCAGCTGCAGCAATCCCGCGGCAAGCCGATCATGCCCGTCAACGTCGACCAGCGGCGTCAGTTCATGAACGAACCGTTCCGGTTCTTCGTTGATGCACAGGGCAAGCCGGTTGGCGCGCGTCCGGCCAGTGCGTTCTTCTCCACCACGGCCTTCGACTATGACTACGTCTACGGGGGCCGCAACGACCTGCTGAAGGCGGCCGCGCTGCCGGCAGCGGCTGGCGCGGTGCGGCTGGTGCGCGGTACGCGCGCCGATGGTGCGGTGCGCGTGGCCGTGCCCAATGAAGCGGTGCGCGCGCACCTGGCCACGTCGGCCCCGCGACAGTTGATTGCCGAAGTGACCCTGGAGCGACCGCGCGGCTTGAACAATACGCGTGAGTTCGACGTGCTGATCAACGCACCGGCCGGCACCGCGTCCGTATCGGCCGACAGCCCGTACTACGCCGGCACCGTATCGTTCTTCGGGCCGACCATGGCCGGGATGGACCACAGCCATCCCACCACGTTCGCGGTACCACTGCCGCAGAAACTGGGGGCCCTGCAGGCACTCACTGCTGCCGATGGTGGGACGGCCACGCTGGAGATCCGCCTGGTCGCATCGTCCGGCCAGGCACCGCAGACGTTCCCGGTGCTCGACGCCGCCATCCTGGTGGCACCACTGCAGCCGTGA
- a CDS encoding tyrosine-protein phosphatase: MKIRHTELALALMLSLPLAVTAVAADAPQAAAAKPTAVANVKPVAADAQRVIPLQGAWNVRSFAGLQGRHGPIPGDAFVRTADLGRLTDADRDALVAAGVKLDIDLRTADEEAQSPDLLARDDRFDYQRISLMGTEKMDLQKMMSSFPDSLGEAYVQWLGHSQPQFKQVFQRIAAQQDGAVLFHCTAGKDRTGIIAGLLLDLAGVPKAEIVHNYAISAHYLEGQPKDSAMNAQIMALIKQNPEIARKMAGMSGTAPDNMEQFLAALHSQYGGAEGYLKSIGVSEQEIQQLKVRLGQAG; this comes from the coding sequence ATGAAGATCCGCCATACCGAACTCGCCCTGGCCCTGATGCTGAGCCTCCCGCTGGCCGTGACCGCCGTTGCGGCCGACGCACCGCAGGCCGCCGCCGCGAAGCCGACGGCCGTAGCCAACGTGAAGCCGGTCGCTGCCGACGCGCAGCGCGTGATCCCGCTGCAGGGGGCCTGGAACGTGCGAAGCTTCGCCGGCCTGCAGGGCCGCCACGGCCCGATTCCGGGCGATGCGTTCGTGCGCACCGCCGACCTAGGCCGCCTCACCGATGCCGACCGTGATGCCCTGGTCGCTGCAGGCGTGAAGCTGGACATCGACCTGCGCACCGCCGATGAGGAAGCGCAGTCGCCGGACCTGCTGGCCAGGGACGATCGCTTCGACTACCAGCGCATCTCGCTGATGGGCACCGAGAAGATGGACCTGCAGAAGATGATGAGCAGCTTCCCCGATTCGCTCGGCGAAGCCTATGTGCAGTGGCTGGGCCACAGCCAGCCGCAGTTCAAGCAGGTGTTCCAGCGCATCGCCGCGCAGCAGGATGGCGCCGTGCTGTTCCATTGCACGGCCGGCAAGGACCGCACCGGCATCATCGCCGGCCTGCTGCTGGACCTGGCGGGCGTTCCCAAGGCCGAGATCGTGCACAACTACGCGATCTCCGCGCACTACCTGGAAGGGCAGCCGAAGGACAGCGCGATGAACGCGCAGATCATGGCGCTGATCAAGCAGAACCCCGAGATCGCACGCAAGATGGCTGGCATGTCCGGTACCGCACCGGACAACATGGAACAGTTCCTGGCCGCGCTGCACAGCCAGTACGGTGGTGCGGAAGGGTACCTGAAGTCGATCGGGGTCAGCGAACAGGAGATCCAGCAGCTGAAGGTGCGGCTGGGGCAAGCCGGCTGA